From a region of the Candida albicans SC5314 chromosome 1, complete sequence genome:
- the GPI8 gene encoding GPI-anchor transamidase (Protein similar to S. cerevisiae Gpi8p, which is a subunit of the GPI transamidase complex that adds GPI anchors to proteins; likely to be essential for growth, based on an insertional mutagenesis strategy) has product MNRLLSFILPIFLIFSTVLSSDSPNDSVNINNSDPSRHSNNWAVLVSTSRFWFNYRHMANTLSLYRTVKRLGIPDSQIILMLSDDIACNPRNAFPGSVFNNMDEAIDLYGESIEVDYRGYEVTVENFMRLLTDKWDSDQPRSKRLLSDENSNIFIYLTGHGGNEFLKFQDAEEISAHDLADAFSQMYDQKRYNEIFFMIDTCQANTMYEKIHSPNILAVGSSEIEESSYSHHSDMDIGVAVIDRFTYYTLDFLEKIDRDSKETMDKLFAEYTFENVHSHPGIRTDLFKRNVSEVLLTDFFGNVQNVVVDDVNMELLENEKVTESNEDNNQTKNIIKERGPTQFSFECDENSKSLIKVPQLHARIFGVVTVGVIVALWFISSKF; this is encoded by the coding sequence ATGAATAGGTTACTTAGTTTCATACTACctatttttcttattttcaGCACAGTGTTATCATCTGATTCACCAAATGACTCTgtaaatatcaataattctGATCCAAGTCGTCATTCAAATAACTGGGCCGTCTTAGTGTCAACATCACGATTTTGGTTCAATTATCGTCATATGGCCAACACATTAAGCTTGTACCGTACTGTCAAAAGATTAGGGATTCCAGATTCTCAAATTATTCTTATGTTATCAGATGATATTGCTTGTAATCCAAGAAATGCTTTCCCAGGGTCagttttcaacaatatgGATGAAGCTATTGATTTGTATGGTGAATCGATAGAAGTGGATTACCGAGGATATGAAGTTACCgttgaaaattttatgCGTTTATTAACTGATAAATGGGATTCAGATCAACCTAGATCAAAAAGATTATTGTCTGATGAAAAttccaatatttttatCTATTTGACAGGTCATGGGGGTAATgagtttttgaaattccAGGATGCGGAAGAAATTAGTGCTCATGATCTTGCTGATGCATTTTCTCAAATGTATGATCAAAAAAGGTATAAcgaaatatttttcatgaTTGATACTTGTCAAGCTAATACCATGTATGAAAAAATCCATTCTCCAAATATCTTGGCAGTTGGATCCTCAGAGATAGAAGAATCGTCCTACTCACACCATTCCGACATGGATATTGGTGTAGCAGTGATTGATAGATTTACTTATTATACTTTGGATTTCCTTGAAAAGATCGATAGAGATTCAAAGGAGACCATGGACAAATTATTTGCTGAATAcacttttgaaaatgttcATTCTCATCCAGGTATTAGAACTGATTTATTCAAGCGTAATGTTAGTGAAGTCTTATTAACTGATTTCTTTGGTAATGTTCAGAATGTTGTCGTTGATGATGTCAATATGGAGTTGTTGGAGAATGAAAAAGTCACGGAATCTAACGAGGACAACAATCAAACTAAGAATATTATCAAAGAAAGAGGCCCAACACAATTCAGTTTTGAATGTGACgagaattcaaaatcattgattaaAGTCCCCCAATTGCATGCTCGAATTTTTGGTGTAGTAACCGTTGGTGTTATTGTTGCTCTATGGTTTATATCCTCAAAGttctaa
- a CDS encoding double-stranded DNA-dependent ATPase (Putative helicase; fungal-specific (no human or murine homolog)) — protein MNRLVLRVLSKYTRFSLPRLQFQNIRFSHSFPLRDYQQKAIDLILESSNSGVKRQAIEMATGSGKTVVFSHLIPLLKQKGTRALVLAHTQELITQSRDKINKVNPDLKVGIEMGKVRSKPDDDVVVASVMSLARSNRLERFNPNEFKTIIIDECHHAVAPSYLKILKHFHADTKDTDVHVIGFTATLARTDKQKLGTVFDKIVFQRSLPTMIENKELAEFKISNVNIKDLNLKNVPKKGGDYDSSSLYLALNQVDINEKILLAYMELAKDYKSTIIFCVNVEHCREVCGLFQQQGIDAQYVLGETSKIEREFIVEDFKQGKFPVLCNVGVFTEGTDIPNIDSIILARPTMSQSLMIQMIGRGLRLHKEKSHCHVIDLVGITKSSLALKATLSGEEPQEQEKRKYKDEKDSEEEDERLDDLEYIESIKSLRARRKLIVERALYYYNHGVSELQTIDGIQLFQRYMSDIEVVKDILMKGKLPWVALHRDSVWGVGGLDNTFFLIEKIKTNDRIEFKLTQNQLSRHSNSNHEEVEHIYTSSNILELMQKLDDTFPEHASYTAKYNTFRRKCHRYFAEFIISKLNTRISKYCHENGLERQQFLASLNDVIRGLHLVTAYRLKFALTYSPHCDYSIWKGNQLLAQAVTNCRKNTLSKYRD, from the coding sequence ATGAATAGACTAGTCCTAAGGGTACTATCTAAGTACACCAGGTTTTCTCTACCGAGATTGCAATTCCAAAACATACGGTTTTCCCATTCATTTCCATTGCGAGATTACCAACAGAAAGCTATAGACTTGATCCTAGAATCATCCAACTCGGGAGTGAAAAGACAAGCAATAGAAATGGCTACTGGAAGCGGTAAAACAGTTGTATTTAGTCACTTAATCCCCTTATTGAAACAGAAAGGAACCAGAGCCCTTGTATTAGCACATACTCAAGAATTAATCACTCAATCGCGAGATAAGATCAACAAAGTGAATCCTGATTTGAAAGTTGGTATTGAAATGGGGAAAGTACGGTCTAAACCAGATGATGACGTTGTTGTGGCGTCAGTCATGTCATTAGCCCGATCCAATAGATTAGAAAGATTTAATCCCAAtgaatttaaaacaattattattgacGAATGTCATCATGCTGTTGCACCGTcgtatttgaaaatattgaaacaTTTCCATGCAGATACAAAAGACACTGATGTTCATGTAATTGGGTTTACGGCTACTCTAGCACGTACCGATAAACAGAAACTAGGAACAGTATTTGATAAGATTGTCTTTCAAAGATCATTACCCACTATGATTGAAAACAAGGAGTTGGCAGAGtttaaaatatcaaatgtGAATATCAaagatttaaatttgaaaaatgtcCCCAAAAAAGGTGGTGACTATGATTCTTCAAGTTTATATTTAGCTTTGAATCAAGTAGACATTAATGAAAAGATATTATTAGCATACATGGAGTTGGCAAAAGATTACAAGAGcacaataattttttgtgtCAACGTTGAGCATTGTCGTGAAGTATGTGGGttatttcaacaacaaggaATAGATGCACAATATGTTTTAGGAGAAACgtcaaaaattgaaaggGAGTTTATTGTCGAAGATTTCAAGCAGGGGAAATTCCCTGTCTTGTGTAATGTTGGAGTTTTCACAGAAGGCACAGACATACCGAACATTGATTCCATAATTCTAGCAAGACCAACAATGTCACAATCTCTAATGATACAAATGATTGGTAGAGGATTACGATTACACAAGGAGAAAAGTCACTGTCATGTGATTGACTTGGTGGGGATAACAAAATCAAGTCTAGCATTGAAAGCGACATTATCTGGGGAAGAGCCACAAGAGCAAGAGAAACGGAAATACaaagatgaaaaagatagtgaagaagaagacgaaaGATTGGACGATTTGGAGTATATTGAATCGATCAAATCGTTGCGTGCACGTAGGAAACTAATAGTGGAACGTGCATTGTACTATTACAACCATGGGGTGTCCGAATTGCAAACAATAGATGGCATACAATTATTTCAAAGATACATGCTGGATATAGAGGTTGTGAAGGATATACTTATGAAAGGCAAACTCCCATGGGTGGCATTGCATAGAGATTCAGTATGGGGTGTTGGTGGTCTAGACAATACTTTTTTCCTAATTGAAAAGATCAAGACAAATGACAGGATAGAGTTTAAGTTGACTCAAAATCAGCTTAGTAGACATAGCAACTCAAATCATGAAGAAGTTGAGCATATTTACACAAGCAGCAATATACTTGAGTTGATGCAGAAACTAGATGACACATTTCCAGAACATGCATCGTATACAGCAAAGTATAACACGTTTAGAAGAAAGTGTCACAGATATTTTGctgaatttattatttcgAAATTAAATACTCGAATCAGTAAGTATTGTCATGAGAATGGTCTTGAGAGACAACAGTTTCTTGCCTCGCTTAACGATGTTATTCGTGGATTACACTTAGTAACAGCATACAGATTAAAATTTGCATTAACATATTCTCCACACTGTGATTATTCTATTTGGAAAGGAAACCAGCTTCTAGCACAAGCAGTGACAAATTGTCGCAAGAATACACTTTCAAAATATAGAGATTAA
- a CDS encoding uncharacterized protein (Has domain(s) with predicted ATP binding, DNA binding, helicase activity, hydrolase activity, nucleic acid binding activity), translated as MVANCFTPRVLVKYMKYKLSPIQSWYSKRLIHSFALRDYQQEAIDSILEASESGVKRQAIEMATGSGKTVVFSHLIPLLKGKGTKTLVLEHTQELIAQSYDKITRINPDLRVGIEMAESRARLNDDVIVASVQSLATNKRFTKFNPDDFKTIIIDECHHAVAPTYQKILKHFKADTKNTNINVIGFTATLARADKQMLKAVFDRIVFQRSLATMIFNKELASFKASKLYFKRLNLSNVKMKGKDYDPKALYNAVLKAGINEHLLLAYMELEKEYKSTLIFCINVEHCREVCALLQKQGVDARYVISETSNSERKTIVADFKQGKFPVLCNVTVFTEGTDIPNIDSIILARPTKSKPLMIQMIGRGLRLHKEKSHCHVVDLVGIMDENLELKAILEGKQLQMKKAKDGTTSKIESRDQVNYFENDRISKTIECALQIHSKNIVELRSVDGLELFREYMSDVGVGGRYNTLFLIKKITGYGQTEYQLTYNKFIKEDFSTYQELEFIGKSNNVLELLRELAERFPEDARHAASYRDFERPCDYSQVSFIMSHLTEKITESSLKYGFDEEQLRGNVNDAVHAMPLVTGYRFKLALMYSLNCDYSSWKANQILAESIKNYYKIDTYKL; from the coding sequence ATGGTTGCAAATTGCTTCACCCCAAGGGTCTTGGTGAAATACATGAAATACAAGCTCTCACCAATCCAATCTTGGTACAGCAAACGTCTCATTCACTCGTTTGCCTTGAGAGACTATCAACAAGAAGCTATAGATTCCATTTTGGAGGCATCTGAATCGGGAGTGAAGCGACAAGCAATAGAAATGGCTACAGGGAGTGGTAAAACCGTGGTTTTCAGTCATTTGATTCCATTATTGAAAGGGAAAGGAACAAAGACTCTAGTTTTAGAACATACACAAGAATTGATAGCCCAATCTTATGACAAGATCACCAGAATCAACCCAGATTTAAGAGTAGGTATAGAAATGGCAGAATCACGAGCAAGACttaatgatgatgttaTTGTTGCATCAGTACAATCTTTAGCTACCAATAaaagatttacaaaatttaaccctgatgatttcaaaacCATTATTATCGATGAATGCCATCATGCAGTTGCACCAACgtatcaaaaaattttgaaacatttCAAGGCTGATACCAAAAACACTAATATTAATGTCATTGGATTTACTGCAACTTTGGCACGTGCTGACAAACAAATGTTAAAAGCAGTATTTGATAGAATTGTATTTCAAAGGTCTCTCGCTACCATGATCTTTAATAAAGAATTGGCACTGTTTAAAGCatcaaaattatattttaaaagattGAATTTGTCTAATGTTAAAATGAAGGGTAAAGATTATGATCCTAAAGCTTTATATAATGCGGTACTTAAAGCAGGTATCAATGAACATCTTTTATTAGCTTATATGGAATTGGAGAAGGAGTACAAGAGTACATTAATTTTCTGCATTAATGTTGAGCATTGTCGTGAGGTATGTGCCTTGCTTCAGAAGCAAGGTGTAGATGCACGATATGTGATTAGTGAAACGTCAAACTCCGAAAGGAAAACTATTGTTGCAGATTTCAAACAGGGGAAATTTCCTGTCTTGTGCAATGTTACTGTGTTTACAGAAGGTACAGATATACCAAATATCgattcaataattcttgCACGGCCCACAAAACTGAAACCATTGATGATTCAAATGATTGGTAGAGGGTTGCGTTTGCATAAGGAGAAAAGTCATTGTCATGTGGTAGATTTAGTGGGAATAATGGATGAAAATTTGGAACTTAAAGCAATTTTGGAAGGTAAGCAATTACAAATGAAGAAGGCAAAAGATGGTACAACCTCAAAAATTGAGTCTCGAGATCAAgtaaattattttgaaaatgatcGCATATCAAAGACGATAGAATGCGCTCTACAGATTCATAGCAAGAATATTGTCGAGTTAAGAAGTGTTGATGGTTTGGAACTATTCAGGGAATATATGCTGGATGTGGGAGTTGGTGGTAGATACAACACGCTTTTTctaattaaaaaaatcactGGTTATGGCCAAACAGAGTACCAGTTGacatataataaatttatcaaagaagatttttcaacttATCAAGAACTTGAATTTATTGGCAAAAGTAATAACGTACTTGAGTTGTTACGAGAGCTAGCAGAAAGATTTCCTGAAGATGCAAGACATGCCGCCAGCTATAGGGACTTTGAGAGACCTTGCGATTACTCTCAAGTAAGCTTTATAATGTCTCATTTAACTGAAAAAATAACTGAATCAAGTTTAAAGTATGGATTCGATGAAGAACAACTAAGGGGAAATGTGAATGATGCAGTTCATGCTATGCCGTTGGTAACTGGATACAGATTCAAATTGGCATTGATGTATTCGTTGAACTGTGACTATTCTTCATGGAAagcaaatcaaattttagcagaatcaataaagaattattacaaGATAGATACATATAAGTTATAG